The region CGCGGCGTGTGCACGTGGAAGGCGAGCAGCTTGCGCAGATGCAGCTCGATTTTTTCCACGCCCACATTGCTCGCATTGTCGCACTCGACCGTCACCGGTACCGTCTGGCCGGACACGAAGCCCGTCACCGGTATGCGGACGATCACGGATAGCGGCCCGGAAgcgcaacagaagcagcagaacgttttctccagctccagcttgaATGGGTCCTTGACGCGCGGATTGAGATTCAGATCGACCGGCGAAATCACCGTGAACGCCATCTTCAGGTCCTGGTCAAACTTCCACGGTCGATCGAGCGTCACCTTGATCGTGTACCGCACAAAGCCCCATTCGCCTTCGAACGAGGAAGGCAGTGTCGGCGGCAGGGCGCAGGTGAACGGATAGCTGTGCGTTCCGCGCGGCAGTTCCATCTCGGCCGCATTCTTACCACCGAGCAGATAGTACTGAATCTGGAAGTACTCCTCCTGGCCGGTCAGGTTTGTCGTCGATTCGTACTGCTTGCCTTGCTGGTCcgttttcgtttccgtttggcTCCATTTCGTTTCCGCTTCGCCGGAAAACTTTATCACAATGCCTAAAACGATTGCAACGCGGCCAGGGCCGATTATTAGTGCCGTTGTTAGTGACCTTAGTTCAATAAAATGTAAACACAAACATTTGTGGTTATCGTTTCGGTGTAGCGAAACGCCGTGAAGCGTTACGGATAAGCCTTGAGCGATGCACGTTCACGATACAAGGTCAGACAGTTAACCCAGTGTGCCACATAATGGGTCGCACTATCTCTGAAATAATTCCGAAGATTAATTCGTCAACTTCCGACTGTCTCTTCAGTTTTGATTAGAGCTTATCTCGTTGCTCGTAGTTCTTACAACATAACGTTGGACATGTTGAACCGTAGGAAAGATTTGTGGAAGCAATTATGGTGGTACAGTGTCGTAAGGAAGGAACTATTTTTTGTACATTACACTTCCAGGCGATTCCCCTTTCGGTCATGCTAGCCTTATCACAGATTACAAATACTGTTTTTTGTAAACCTCAACCTTAACAGAACCGAAACGCTTTGTGATTGCTTATGCGACCCTCAAAGAAGTAATCGATAATTTCATCATTTACAGCCTCAGCGGAATGCGCTCGTCCCTAATCGAGCGCCCGTTGCCTTAGCAACAGTCTCCATCCATCGCAGACTAGCGAGATTTTTTCCATATGGCCCGAGTTTGGCCCCCCCCAAATCGATGAACGGCGTCACTATGGCGCCACAAAGCCTGCTTTTCTTTACGACACACTCCTTTTGCAAATGGACGAAGCCTAACCGCGAACTAACCGCGGAAAAGAAGCGACACcgagtttcgtttcgttctcacGCGGACATGATTCGCGCATCCGAAACCGCCGGCCAGCACTGCGGAGAAGGGAAACACAATGTCTTGTGGTAGTCAGATATTTTTAACTTCCCAACAACCCGTCCAAACGCGACGAGGAGGAACGGAAGtgtttgtttctcgttttAGGTACCTCTCATCACTTGAGGCAGGACCGGTTTGGGTGTAATCGCGCGTTAGGTCCGCTTGGGCACCGCTCGCCGTGGTGAATGCGCGACGGGAATTGGAAGAGAAACGGAAGCGTCGCGAGATGAGCGTAAACGTGGTTGACTGTGGATGATCATCTCACGCTGCCGGTAGCatgtaaaaataaacattcgaGCATCTATGGTTCGAAAATGCTCGCAAACATggttgcagtagcagcatgcGTGCGAGTTTTGCGTCTACTAATACGGGCCATTTTTGTCTTTCCAGGGTGCGGCACCAATACGCAGCAGTAATCCCTCCCCACTCTGGCGTTTTCGTTTAGAACGTCAGCATAGCATTCCAATATCGGTTTTCGGGCATATGGTAGCACTGGTCCCATGCCGCCACAGCATTCCCCCGCAGAAACTCCGCAGAGGGTCCACTTGCGTTGCGTGCTATCCCTATTAAAACGCAGAACCATGGCATGCTGGCAGTTCGAGCGTTGGTAGGAACCGTAGTAGTAGGATCGCGGCTATAGCCGGGTCTAAAAAAATTGGGTTTACTGCTTCCTACTGCACACCCTCCCCGCAAGCATGCTGCTCCCATTGTTGGTCATCGATGCTACCGCTACGCCAGCATTACAACACACGCTAGCGTACGACGCGGCTTGGGATGATATCATCGCGGAACGATGCGTTTGGGAACGACGGTGTTGCCCAAATTGAAGGTTAATTTGTCTCGTTGACCCTCCCGCCGCCCTTTGGGTGATCTTCCGGAACGTGCGTAGGCTTGCCAGGAACTAACTTACCTCTTATTTTCTTCGGGGCATCAAAGGTAAACGTTACCTTACCGTTTACCGTCTGCCCGGCGTAGTACGTGTTCCACGGGTTGTCGAGCTCGATCGTGCAATCCTTCAAACCCATCTTTCAGGACGAAATAGCAGCGGCCACGATGCTATATcacaacggcaccaccacacTGCGGATACACACCCCGCACGGAACGTCGTTTGAGGGTCGCGTTTGCGTTGGCTGCGGGTTGCAGTCACGAGCCACGTCGAAACGGACGTTCTAGAATTCCCCACGGGGGGTTGACACTTTTTTTCAACCTAGCTGCGGCTGATCTGCTCCGTGGAATCCGGTCTAGCGAAGGCACTCGAATGTGCCGACGAACGATTGCAGTGGAAAGGGAAACAGCCCGTTTGTTCGCGGAGACGCGTAAATGCGACAatcacaccgccaccgaggaGACGAAACACCCGCGATGTCTTCTTGGCTGTCAGGCGGACTCTGAAttctttcaccttcttcttccaccgGCTATGCGAGTGTTTGTAAGCGAAGCGTGCGCACTCTGTCCGACACACACCCACATCGCCGCAGTTCCCGGGcccgttggtgttggtgtctTCGGTACTACTGTTGGGTTAACAAACAAGTTCCGTGGCGCCAGTGGCAAGAGAATAGCGGCAAATCCAATATTTTGAAGAACCGGCGATTCATTAGATCATAAGGTAGTACGATAACACAAGTTATTAGTACATCCCATGTTGCGTGAATTAATCAAAGTAAACCGTTCTCCACCGTAGTTCTGATCCTCGGATGCCACGGATGCTCCATCCTAGCAATCATTGCGCCGATCCTTTGGCCGTTttctttctggtttttttaGCGTAAAATAATATTACAATTTTTTTgtaaccagccagccaagacACGAGGAAGAAGCCGAGCAGCCGGCACATATGTTGTTCACATGTTTGTTTAATTGTATATTTTTGCAACAAATCTCAATGGCACTTGAGGTAGTTTagcggaggttttttttgggtttggtttggtttttgcttgatctctgctgctgtccatTTTAAAAAGCGCACATTATCCCAACAAACCGCGGCTCACTTATGCTCATCGGTGAACTTGCTTAAAAAGTGTAAATTGATTGATGCGATAGCCGGTGCCGCGTGTTCACCCCGCGATACTTATGTTAGGAATTTGATTTTCGATAAAACAAGCTGGCAGCCCCCCGGTCCTTTTTCTATACTTTTCGTCGCTACGACCACGCAAACTGTCCTTTTGTAACGCGTGTGATCGCGAAGGATTTGAAAGTGCATAGACGGCCGTCGCGTTACTGGTACTACCCCGGTATATAAGCAATAGACAGCGATAAAAAGAGTTTGCTCTGCTCTCCGTTTGCCACCGTAAAACAAAACTAgtacatcagcagcagtgtggtATCTTTTGTGTGGTTTTAAGACGCGTGCGAGACAATAATGCGTGCACCGGTGCGCGTGTATAACTACGATCATCATAAGCGTTATTTACCGAAAAAGCGGCGAGgcagtgtgtgttgtgtttgtgtgtatgtgagtgttgGTGTGCATAATTGTAATTgccgtttttctctttttgtacTCCGTTATCCTTTGCGTCGTGCAATGTTAATATGTTTCTTTGATCCTGCGATCACGTTCCTCTTCCGAATACTGCAAGCAATGGCAGTCGATTTTTTGCACAGTGATGCTGCAGCGAAAGATAGTAGACAGTGCGAGGCCGGCCTAGTGGTTATCTGGTGCATCACGATGTACGACGTAGTGAAGCCGCACGTTCGTCGCCCCAACCGGGCCTCCACCGTTCGGTTCATCCAAGCCCATCTGTGAccggcgtgctgctgctgtcccacTGCCAATCGAATGTGGTATGATGCGTGTCCCGACGATATCCGTGTAATGCTGTGCACCTGTCAGGAGAGGAGCCTTGAAGGTTAGTGTCCAGCGGCGCACGGGAATTAAAGGTTGGTCTTACCGAACGGATCCCAAGATGGTTTGTTCAATGGCTTCAGTATTTCCTTCGGTGCCGCTGTTTCCAGTGCAATTGTACCGATCGTAATAGGCATCGACAGACGCGGACTAATGTTTGGTCCGGTTACGCGGGCCTCTACCTCCAGCTCGTAGTTGATGCTGAAGATCGGTACCCCATCGGTGTACGTTGGAGGAAGTGCCGGAATGAGCAGGTTTTGCTGATGCTTGATCACCTCCCCTGAGGTAACGCCCGAGCAGCGTGATTCGGCCACGACGAGCGCATCGGTCCGGCTGGCCACCGTtggatgctggctggtgtAGCTGAGCTTCTGCATCAGCTTGATGCGGAACTCGTGCACCCGCGTCCGGCTCCGGTTTACGGCATCAATCTTCATCACAATCGTTTGTCCCGGTATGTAGCCACAGCGTGGTATCTGGGCCGATATGTAAAGGGGTTCCGAGGAGCAGGGACCACAGCAGAACACCTTGGTCAGCTCGCTCTTCGCGGGCAGTGCCAACACCGTACCATCGAGCTCGTTCAAATTCAACGGTCGCAGTACGGTGAAGCTAGTTTGACCGATTCGATCGGTAATCCCAGCGGCTCCGCCGGAACTACGACGCTTGGAGCGGTGCACGGCCACACGGGCCAAATAACGGATGCGTGCATGGTAACCCTCGAAGGCCGTGGGCAGGTGGGCGGGTAGTTCGCAGGAGAAGTGATAGACGTGCGTTCCGATGGCGAGCTCCCGGACCGGGCCAGCGGATGAACCACACAGGAAGCTGCTCGAATTGAGCAAAGTCTTTTGGGCGTAGTACTGGGTCGTCTTACGTCCCGTTTGGCCCGCCACCGTCGATTCCACAACCTCCGACCACTCGATCTCGGTGTGTCCATCCAGCTGGAGGCTTATACCTGCCGccgaaaaaaatccaattccaTGAATTGCACCACCGTAGTAACGAAGAAGGAGAGGGTGAAGGGGGGGATGGGGAGAGTACCCACCTACGATGCTGAGTGTCTCCGTCAGACGAAGCTCCACCTGGCCGGCTAGTGTTTGACCGGCCAGGTACACACCGTACGGATTGTTATCGAAGCGGACAAAACACTCTGGATCCGGCATTTTCCTCGCACGACTCAGTCACGATGTCAACAGGCGGAGGTCCGCATAGCCACCGGTTAACTAACTAAGCACGTTCCTCCCGGTCGACAACTAAGGAAAGTATTAAGCACagacagaacgaacgaaccagaTTGCAAATGAAGCGAAGTTGATTAAAAAAGTGCACATCCAATCCATTCCATACCTGCGCTAGTCCCAAGGATATGCGTATCGATTTGGTGGGGGTGAACCTTTTCCAACCAAGGAACTCTACACGGTATACAATTCACTGAAACACCACGTTACCTATAGCCAACCGTGTGCACTTCCCGTTCTTCATTTGATTGTTAGTACATttcttttccccaaaaaaacattcaacaaagtGTAGGGACTCAACCTCAGCTTTGTTTCAAACTACGAGAACACTATCACAACGCGAGagtaaaagaaggaagaaggttaCGTCCTTGGTGTGGCGTATTCTCTACTGCAATGTTGCGCTGTCGCCACCGCCCCTCGAATCCTTTGCGGGTGGCGTGGCTTCCACCTGACGGGTGACGGTCGCTTTGCgaaaaccccccgaaaaaccgggTGGGGATGTTGtgtttttcctattttccctCGTTGACGTACATCCTTGCTGATGgcggtgtggggggggggggaaacgtTATTCCTCTACATTTCCGCCAGGGTGCTTGGTTTGTGACTCCGCTTGCTATGGCTCTTCATTGCGCAAGTCAACGTGATGTCACTTGCTGgagtttattttcattcatacTTCCGTCAATACATGTAAGTTATAAATGTGTTGTTAAAGTGATAcgcgattcgattttttttttataattgttTATGCGAATCTTCATTGTCGATCTCGATTTTCGAATTTTGCGTGGTTCTAGGGTTGTTGCGATTTTTGCGAAGCGTGGAACATGTACAGCAGACGAGGAATTTAATGTAGTAATACTGCTAGGAATTTTGACGCGCAAATTCCCTCTTAAACTCCTCTGtatacaacaacagcaataatTGGAATAtttcaaaatcat is a window of Anopheles aquasalis chromosome 2, idAnoAquaMG_Q_19, whole genome shotgun sequence DNA encoding:
- the LOC126573393 gene encoding arrestin domain-containing protein 17-like, which produces MGLKDCTIELDNPWNTYYAGQTVNGKVTFTFDAPKKIRGIVIKFSGEAETKWSQTETKTDQQGKQYESTTNLTGQEEYFQIQYYLLGGKNAAEMELPRGTHSYPFTCALPPTLPSSFEGEWGFVRYTIKVTLDRPWKFDQDLKMAFTVISPVDLNLNPRVKDPFKLELEKTFCCFCCASGPLSVIVRIPVTGFVSGQTVPVTVECDNASNVGVEKIELHLRKLLAFHVHTPRRETKRKKEVITSIQMGPVEAGNSQTWQQNIQIPPLPPSNLVNCGIIDVDYDIKVVAHASGMHANLDGNIPIVLGTVPLESFQPPPAYTDNPPVAVHTAGAETDPSMLPTQPVSPASPPNNGAGGAIGWSVGGGNMFPNIPPPTFAESAYKASTISDKNDSEHTRMIGGVEYAPRYPTYAFTPSAPPVNY
- the LOC126573397 gene encoding arrestin domain-containing protein 3-like gives rise to the protein MPDPECFVRFDNNPYGVYLAGQTLAGQVELRLTETLSIVGISLQLDGHTEIEWSEVVESTVAGQTGRKTTQYYAQKTLLNSSSFLCGSSAGPVRELAIGTHVYHFSCELPAHLPTAFEGYHARIRYLARVAVHRSKRRSSGGAAGITDRIGQTSFTVLRPLNLNELDGTVLALPAKSELTKVFCCGPCSSEPLYISAQIPRCGYIPGQTIVMKIDAVNRSRTRVHEFRIKLMQKLSYTSQHPTVASRTDALVVAESRCSGVTSGEVIKHQQNLLIPALPPTYTDGVPIFSINYELEVEARVTGPNISPRLSMPITIGTIALETAAPKEILKPLNKPSWDPFGAQHYTDIVGTRIIPHSIGSGTAAARRSQMGLDEPNGGGPVGATNVRLHYVVHRDAPDNH